A section of the Nitrospirota bacterium genome encodes:
- a CDS encoding YCF48-related protein: MPGCLAVLLAALWCSSPSWAADAALTVTPQASHTEALLMGLYFRTPQLGWAVGSGGAIVKTVDGGKKWQKVVSGTTATLSGVFFLDEKQGWAIGANGTIRRSQDGGQTWQQQFVDTQVPFYGLSFVSPSEGWVVGGNGTILHTKNGGAHWADQASKTSAALYAVQFLTAQHGTAVGAVGTVLMTNDGGMTWTPQETQGAVTLFDVYFSDASTGWVVGNAGAIFQTTDGGDHWIDRTLPCNRTCTKLTDLLRVRFTDPQSGWIVGERGMVYRTIDSGFTWTEQGAVATVSLFGLSFPDGTQGWASGEKGTIVRLSPSH; the protein is encoded by the coding sequence TTGCCAGGATGTCTTGCGGTGCTGTTGGCGGCGTTGTGGTGTTCGTCTCCCTCCTGGGCTGCTGACGCGGCTCTGACGGTTACTCCACAAGCGAGCCATACAGAAGCCCTCTTGATGGGGCTCTATTTTCGCACACCTCAGCTAGGCTGGGCTGTCGGATCAGGCGGCGCCATTGTGAAGACGGTCGATGGAGGGAAGAAGTGGCAGAAGGTCGTCAGCGGCACTACCGCAACCCTTTCTGGCGTTTTCTTTCTCGATGAGAAGCAGGGCTGGGCCATCGGAGCCAACGGGACGATTCGCCGGAGCCAGGATGGGGGCCAGACCTGGCAGCAGCAATTCGTCGATACCCAGGTGCCCTTCTACGGTCTGTCGTTCGTCTCGCCCAGCGAGGGTTGGGTGGTCGGCGGCAACGGCACCATTCTCCATACGAAGAATGGCGGAGCCCATTGGGCTGATCAAGCGAGTAAAACCAGTGCCGCTCTCTACGCCGTGCAGTTTCTTACCGCGCAACATGGGACGGCGGTTGGGGCAGTCGGGACCGTTTTGATGACGAATGATGGCGGGATGACCTGGACCCCGCAAGAGACCCAGGGGGCCGTGACCCTGTTCGATGTCTATTTCTCCGATGCCTCGACGGGTTGGGTTGTCGGCAATGCCGGCGCCATTTTCCAAACGACCGATGGCGGCGATCACTGGATCGATCGTACGCTGCCCTGTAATCGTACCTGCACAAAGCTCACAGACCTCTTGCGGGTGCGCTTTACTGATCCTCAGAGCGGATGGATTGTGGGGGAGCGCGGTATGGTCTACCGGACTATAGATAGCGGCTTTACTTGGACTGAGCAGGGGGCTGTCGCGACTGTGTCGCTATTCGGTCTGTCGTTCCCTGATGGGACACAGGGTTGGGCGAGCGGAGAAAAAGGTACGATTGTTCGCCTGAGCCCCAGCCATTAA
- a CDS encoding IPT/TIG domain-containing protein encodes MKMFLAGVSAMTLWASVSVAAFAAAPSSLELYPSTAVPGATLSIGGKGLGSFQSVQNNRVTVGGFPALIQRWESDLIEVKVPFQAQSGPVEVMAGKRKLSAGTLIIMQPTITAVTPAEIEPGHTVQITGAHFGNTAGPRDPNTMFGVNDVTIGGVVVRPRRWKDDIIEVDVPTNAASGDVVVRLASSDPLPDGSCCAPVQYKVSNAVPLKLIPSIRVDPVSGPIGTKVVFFGQGFGATKGAGDKVTFGGHPATIAQWSDSAIVVHLPMDAETGAIALTVQGRERTVGTFMVHVPKVSALTPPAAPIGTLLRISGEHFGFYSESGSTPYAFTDFNIGENRVDIGGVRAVIYRWQDDRIDVWVPFSAKSGPVVISRGATKPNPDGSCCATKEILKTDAGVFTLVTPKIDSYSPKSGGLDELITIKGSGFGSFLKTAEHAYLGLNQGAYKRREDIELGENVSRTEVLFSNVAAQVMSWTDTEIVVRVPHRNLYGLGKRNEFFNELATGPLIVRRGSWDVQPDGTCCTMKKWLTLEAGSFTIEAKGMPDPGYFNNNRPDADTNQ; translated from the coding sequence ATGAAGATGTTTCTTGCTGGCGTGAGTGCGATGACGTTGTGGGCCAGTGTGAGCGTTGCCGCCTTTGCGGCGGCTCCGTCCTCGCTCGAACTGTATCCGTCAACGGCGGTTCCCGGCGCGACCCTGTCGATCGGCGGGAAGGGGCTGGGCTCATTCCAATCTGTGCAAAACAATCGCGTCACCGTCGGCGGGTTTCCCGCGTTGATTCAGCGATGGGAATCAGACCTGATCGAGGTGAAGGTACCCTTCCAGGCCCAGTCCGGTCCCGTTGAAGTGATGGCAGGAAAAAGGAAATTGTCTGCTGGGACATTAATAATCATGCAGCCGACGATTACCGCAGTGACGCCGGCAGAAATTGAACCGGGCCATACGGTGCAGATTACCGGTGCGCATTTCGGCAACACGGCAGGTCCACGCGATCCGAATACGATGTTCGGGGTCAATGACGTGACGATCGGAGGCGTAGTCGTCAGGCCGCGCCGCTGGAAAGACGACATCATCGAAGTCGATGTTCCCACGAATGCTGCCTCGGGCGATGTGGTGGTTCGATTGGCCTCGTCCGATCCCTTGCCGGACGGGTCCTGTTGCGCGCCGGTCCAGTATAAAGTGAGCAATGCGGTTCCACTGAAGCTGATTCCGAGCATCCGTGTCGATCCTGTGAGCGGACCGATCGGGACGAAGGTCGTCTTTTTCGGGCAGGGTTTTGGCGCAACGAAGGGGGCTGGTGACAAGGTCACGTTCGGCGGGCATCCCGCCACCATCGCTCAATGGTCCGATAGTGCGATCGTCGTCCATCTCCCGATGGATGCCGAGACCGGAGCAATTGCTCTGACTGTGCAGGGGCGTGAACGGACGGTCGGGACCTTTATGGTTCACGTGCCGAAAGTGAGCGCCTTGACCCCTCCGGCCGCCCCGATCGGCACGCTGCTCAGAATCAGCGGCGAACATTTCGGATTCTATTCGGAAAGCGGTTCGACCCCCTACGCCTTTACCGATTTTAATATCGGAGAGAATCGCGTCGATATCGGCGGGGTTCGCGCCGTCATCTATCGCTGGCAGGACGATCGCATCGATGTGTGGGTGCCGTTTAGCGCCAAGAGCGGGCCGGTCGTGATTTCTCGCGGAGCCACGAAGCCGAATCCCGACGGTTCGTGCTGTGCGACGAAGGAAATTCTCAAAACTGACGCGGGAGTCTTTACGCTGGTGACGCCGAAGATCGACTCCTACAGCCCGAAGTCCGGCGGACTCGATGAGCTGATCACGATCAAGGGGTCCGGGTTCGGCTCGTTTCTCAAGACCGCCGAGCATGCCTACTTGGGCCTTAACCAGGGGGCCTACAAGCGGCGGGAAGACATCGAGTTGGGCGAGAACGTATCGCGGACGGAGGTCCTGTTCAGCAACGTCGCGGCGCAGGTCATGTCCTGGACCGATACGGAGATCGTCGTGCGGGTGCCCCACAGAAATCTCTACGGGTTGGGGAAGCGCAACGAGTTCTTCAATGAGCTGGCCACAGGCCCGCTCATCGTGCGGCGCGGCTCCTGGGATGTCCAGCCGGACGGGACCTGCTGCACGATGAAGAAATGGCTGACCTTGGAGGCTGGCTCCTTCACCATCGAAGCTAAGGGTATGCCAGATCCAGGCTACTTCAATAACAACCGCCCGGACGCCGATACTAACCAGTGA
- a CDS encoding RidA family protein, translated as MPFELRLKELQLELPQPPKPLATYVPAVLAGNLLFLSGVLPMRDGQLVFSGKLGRDLTVEQGVEASKLSLLNALAIVKQELGTLDRITRVVKVVGHVASAEGFVQQPQVLNGASDLLVAIFGEAGRHARVAVGAAELPRGAAVEIEVIFSVS; from the coding sequence ATGCCTTTCGAATTACGCCTGAAAGAACTCCAGCTCGAACTGCCTCAGCCGCCTAAACCATTGGCGACCTATGTGCCGGCGGTCCTGGCCGGAAACCTCTTGTTTCTATCCGGCGTTCTTCCCATGCGTGACGGGCAGTTGGTCTTTTCCGGTAAGCTTGGACGGGATCTGACGGTCGAGCAGGGAGTGGAGGCGTCCAAGCTGTCGCTTTTGAATGCCTTGGCGATCGTCAAGCAGGAACTCGGGACGTTGGACCGTATCACGCGCGTGGTGAAAGTTGTCGGGCATGTGGCGTCGGCGGAAGGGTTCGTGCAGCAGCCTCAAGTGCTCAACGGGGCCTCAGATCTCCTGGTCGCTATCTTTGGCGAGGCAGGCCGTCATGCTCGTGTGGCGGTGGGCGCGGCTGAGTTGCCTCGCGGTGCGGCGGTCGAAATCGAAGTGATTTTCTCCGTCTCCTGA
- a CDS encoding phosphopentomutase, protein MINRVIVLVIDGLGVGALPDAADYGDAGTHTLSHLADAVGGLHLPTLEALGLGHITAIKGVRVMGQPEGSFGRLGFLSKGVDSMVGYWEIAGLQTDMAGPLYPDGFPPELVAILEQTFGRKILGNRRASGVAMLREYESEHLSSGSLIVWTDGRRTCHVAAHENAIRQDEFFQRCRDARKLLKDRWGIWRVSAHPLTGDAGAVQFASRSREFVIEPPGQTMIDVLNQAGQIVIGAGKVGDLFSGRGFTRSIPVGPWTALFTEVTGMLKKAPRGLIVAGLNVLEPDAAHSAAALHDFDRRLPELLEQLRPGDLLVLTGDHGRDLMKADQVPTREYVPLLATGPKLAQGVNLGIRASAADLGHTIVEALQGDQLPVGESFLNALRAG, encoded by the coding sequence ATGATTAATCGTGTGATTGTGCTGGTGATCGATGGATTGGGCGTCGGGGCTCTGCCCGATGCGGCGGACTACGGCGATGCCGGAACTCATACCCTATCCCATCTGGCTGATGCGGTCGGGGGGCTCCACCTTCCCACGCTTGAAGCCCTCGGGCTTGGCCATATCACGGCAATCAAGGGTGTGCGGGTGATGGGGCAGCCGGAAGGCTCGTTCGGGCGCCTCGGATTTCTCTCCAAGGGCGTGGATTCCATGGTCGGCTATTGGGAAATAGCCGGCTTGCAGACGGACATGGCCGGGCCTCTCTACCCTGACGGATTTCCTCCCGAGCTGGTTGCGATTCTTGAACAGACATTCGGCCGGAAGATTCTCGGCAATCGCCGCGCCTCCGGCGTCGCCATGTTGCGCGAGTATGAATCAGAGCATCTCTCGTCCGGTTCATTGATCGTGTGGACTGATGGACGACGCACCTGCCATGTGGCGGCGCATGAAAATGCCATCCGCCAGGACGAGTTCTTTCAGCGTTGCCGGGACGCGAGGAAATTACTGAAGGATCGCTGGGGAATTTGGCGCGTTTCAGCCCATCCTCTTACGGGGGATGCCGGGGCGGTGCAGTTTGCCTCACGTTCGCGTGAGTTCGTGATCGAGCCGCCGGGCCAGACGATGATCGATGTGCTGAACCAGGCCGGTCAGATCGTGATCGGAGCGGGGAAAGTCGGCGATCTCTTTAGCGGCCGCGGCTTCACTCGGTCCATTCCGGTCGGGCCTTGGACGGCGCTGTTTACAGAAGTCACGGGGATGTTGAAGAAGGCGCCCCGCGGATTGATTGTTGCCGGACTCAATGTGCTGGAGCCGGATGCGGCACATTCGGCGGCAGCCCTCCACGATTTCGATCGCAGGCTTCCCGAGTTGCTGGAACAACTGCGCCCTGGCGATCTGCTGGTCCTGACGGGCGATCATGGGCGGGACCTCATGAAGGCGGATCAGGTGCCCACGAGGGAATATGTGCCTCTCTTGGCTACAGGCCCGAAGCTGGCGCAGGGGGTCAATCTCGGCATCAGGGCCTCTGCCGCCGATCTGGGCCATACCATCGTAGAAGCTCTGCAGGGGGATCAGCTTCCGGTCGGGGAAAGCTTTTTGAACGCGCTTCGCGCAGGATGA
- the deoC gene encoding deoxyribose-phosphate aldolase: MTTQDWNVPTLLDHTVLRPDATKADVLRLCLEAKEFGFVVIFVPPCYIDEAVAAVAGTNIRVGIPVGFPLGGHTTATKVAEAIEGVARGAKVLDMVINVSRLKSGDYDLVRTDMAEVVQATQGVEHKVILETCCLTREEKITACRLAVEAGMDYVKTSTGFAASGATVEDVRLMKETVAGRAKVKASGGIRDWKTTLAMLEAGADRIGTSASLAIMAEWSAAKRKG, from the coding sequence ATGACAACACAGGACTGGAACGTGCCGACGCTATTGGACCACACTGTGCTGCGCCCTGACGCGACAAAGGCCGATGTGCTTCGGCTGTGCCTGGAGGCGAAAGAGTTCGGCTTCGTTGTGATCTTTGTGCCGCCTTGTTATATCGATGAGGCGGTTGCGGCTGTGGCTGGCACGAATATTCGCGTTGGGATTCCAGTCGGATTCCCGTTGGGAGGCCATACGACGGCGACGAAGGTTGCGGAGGCTATTGAAGGCGTTGCCCGCGGAGCCAAGGTGCTCGACATGGTGATTAACGTGAGCCGGCTTAAATCTGGCGACTACGACCTGGTCAGGACCGACATGGCCGAGGTCGTGCAGGCGACTCAAGGGGTCGAGCATAAAGTGATCCTGGAGACCTGCTGTCTGACGCGCGAGGAAAAGATCACAGCCTGTCGTTTGGCGGTGGAGGCGGGGATGGACTATGTCAAGACCTCGACAGGGTTTGCCGCGTCCGGCGCCACGGTTGAGGATGTGAGGCTGATGAAAGAGACGGTGGCAGGCCGGGCCAAGGTGAAGGCCTCCGGAGGAATCAGAGACTGGAAGACCACGTTGGCCATGCTGGAGGCAGGCGCGGATCGGATCGGCACCAGCGCGAGTCTGGCGATTATGGCCGAATGGTCTGCCGCAAAGCGGAAAGGGTGA
- the mltG gene encoding endolytic transglycosylase MltG produces MMNRRIIFGLLLVATVALGVAVHQTIRWAEGPAVPTQKHPPSKVVLIPEGAPFQQVAAMLERERLIKSRSVFVILAKSQSADRKVHAGEYELNAGMTPAEILSKLLSGQVMLHPLTIPEGLTLLQIANLVSQQGLTDQAEFLRLAKDRAFIASLGIKADTLEGYLYPNTYRFPRTVKAREVLTTMVEQLRQVVGPDLLVRMQELKMTMHEVLTLASVIEKETGSGGERPEIAAVFHNRLKQHIPLQSDPTVIYGLPAFDGNLHKQDLSNPSPYNTYRVKGLPPGPIANPGIQAIRATLYPSDSRALYFVSKNDGTHQFSKTLVEHNQAVEKYQKRPFRKVSSPRL; encoded by the coding sequence ATGATGAACCGACGGATCATTTTCGGACTTCTACTGGTCGCAACGGTCGCTCTTGGCGTCGCCGTGCATCAGACGATTCGCTGGGCTGAAGGCCCGGCTGTTCCCACGCAGAAGCACCCCCCTTCGAAAGTCGTCCTCATCCCGGAAGGCGCGCCGTTTCAACAAGTGGCCGCGATGCTGGAACGCGAACGGTTGATCAAGAGCCGTTCTGTCTTTGTCATTTTAGCGAAGTCCCAATCTGCCGACCGGAAAGTTCACGCCGGTGAATATGAGCTCAATGCCGGCATGACCCCGGCGGAGATTCTCTCGAAGCTGCTCAGCGGCCAAGTGATGCTTCATCCCCTGACCATCCCTGAAGGGCTCACGCTCCTTCAAATTGCTAACCTGGTTTCGCAACAGGGCCTCACGGACCAGGCGGAGTTTCTCCGGCTGGCGAAGGATCGGGCCTTTATTGCGTCGCTGGGGATCAAGGCGGACACGCTGGAAGGCTATCTTTATCCCAATACCTATAGGTTCCCTCGCACCGTCAAGGCGCGCGAGGTGTTGACGACGATGGTCGAGCAGTTACGGCAGGTCGTCGGGCCGGACCTCCTCGTTCGGATGCAGGAACTCAAGATGACGATGCACGAAGTGTTGACCCTCGCTTCCGTCATCGAAAAGGAGACAGGCTCGGGAGGCGAGCGGCCGGAGATTGCTGCGGTGTTTCACAACCGGCTCAAGCAGCACATTCCGCTCCAGAGCGATCCGACCGTCATTTATGGCTTGCCGGCATTCGACGGAAATTTACACAAGCAAGACCTATCGAACCCCAGCCCCTACAATACCTATCGGGTCAAGGGCTTGCCGCCTGGACCGATCGCCAATCCGGGCATTCAAGCGATTCGCGCGACCCTCTATCCGTCCGATTCGCGTGCCTTATATTTCGTGTCGAAGAACGATGGCACGCATCAGTTCTCGAAAACGCTCGTCGAGCACAATCAGGCCGTGGAGAAGTATCAGAAGCGGCCGTTCAGAAAAGTTTCCTCCCCGCGCCTATAG
- the alaS gene encoding alanine--tRNA ligase — MKNSTQELRQAFIRYFEQHGHQAVPSSALIPQADPTLLFTNAGMNQFKRVFLGEETRAYKRAVTVQKCLRAGGKHNDLENVGYTRRHHTFFEMLGNFSFGDYFKEEAILFGWEFLTKTVGLDKDRMWVTVFRDDDDAEQLWKKLGVSPSRIMRCGEKDNFWQMGDTGPCGPCSELHFDQGPSVPGDDRPNGEGDRVIEIWNLVFMQFNRDAAGTLHPLPKPSIDTGMGLERLAAVAQGVYSNYDSDVFTPLLSAVAARAGIQYGAKDQTDRSMRVVADHLRAITFLMADGVLPSNEGRGYVLRRILRRAARHGRLLGIVEPFLHELTAAVVDQMGPVYSEVRGAAATIAEATRGEEERFIATLEQGLPILNELIAKARAAGQKALTGPDVFKLYDTYGFPMDLMSEACREQEMTLDEAGFDQAIEEQRTRARKTGGFEQETARPAIAELAGRLGVTKFVGYDRLESESLVQAILKGDRLVKEAAEGDEVELVLDVTPFYAEGGGQVGDQGLLMGQDGQVEIKETTRPVPTVILHKGTVTKGRIREGEQLRLTVNATTRQDAQRNHTATHLLHAALRDLLGPHVKQYGSLVGPNRLRFDFAHFRPLSTRDIDEIETVVNNEVRRNEKVTTEVLSIQDAVAKGALAFFGDKYGEQVRVVTVESFSKELCGGTHCRQTGDIGLFRIESETGVAAGVRRIEAQTGRGAFAQMKKLETDVRELSDLLKVGQSELVSKTRKVLTQLKDKERELEELKLKMASGSAVEASARTIAGVSVHVQRTDGLDVNGMRALADQLRDKLKSGVVALGAANDGKVSLLVIVTKDLIAKLKAGDLIKEMAVEVGGTGGGRPEMAQAGGKDPAGLDTALEKVFGLVERTLGR, encoded by the coding sequence ATGAAGAACAGCACTCAGGAGTTACGACAAGCCTTTATTCGATATTTCGAACAGCATGGCCATCAGGCCGTGCCCAGTTCCGCCTTGATTCCTCAAGCCGATCCCACGTTGCTCTTTACCAATGCCGGGATGAACCAGTTCAAGCGGGTCTTCCTCGGCGAGGAAACGCGCGCCTACAAGCGGGCGGTCACGGTGCAGAAATGTCTGCGCGCCGGGGGTAAGCACAACGATCTGGAAAATGTCGGCTATACCAGACGGCACCATACGTTCTTTGAAATGTTGGGGAACTTTTCCTTCGGCGACTACTTCAAGGAAGAGGCCATCCTGTTCGGCTGGGAGTTTCTGACTAAGACGGTCGGTCTCGACAAGGACCGGATGTGGGTCACGGTCTTTCGAGACGATGACGACGCGGAGCAGCTGTGGAAGAAGCTGGGTGTGTCGCCCTCACGCATCATGCGGTGCGGTGAGAAGGACAACTTCTGGCAGATGGGTGACACAGGCCCTTGTGGCCCCTGCTCGGAACTTCACTTTGACCAGGGACCGTCTGTGCCGGGCGATGATCGTCCGAACGGGGAGGGCGACCGCGTCATCGAGATTTGGAATCTCGTCTTCATGCAGTTCAATCGGGATGCGGCAGGCACGCTTCATCCTCTCCCCAAGCCCAGCATCGATACGGGCATGGGATTGGAACGGCTGGCGGCAGTGGCGCAGGGCGTCTACAGCAACTACGACAGTGACGTGTTCACGCCCCTGCTCAGCGCCGTGGCTGCCAGGGCGGGGATTCAGTATGGAGCGAAGGACCAGACCGACCGGTCGATGCGCGTGGTCGCAGACCATCTTCGCGCCATCACGTTCTTGATGGCCGATGGGGTCTTGCCTTCGAACGAGGGCCGCGGCTATGTGCTGCGCCGGATTCTGCGCCGGGCCGCGCGTCATGGCAGGCTGCTGGGCATCGTCGAGCCATTTCTCCACGAATTGACGGCAGCGGTTGTGGACCAGATGGGTCCGGTCTATTCAGAGGTTCGGGGAGCTGCTGCGACGATTGCCGAAGCGACGAGAGGCGAAGAAGAGCGATTCATCGCCACGCTGGAACAGGGCTTGCCGATTCTGAACGAGTTGATTGCGAAGGCCCGTGCGGCCGGACAGAAGGCCTTGACCGGCCCCGATGTGTTCAAGCTGTACGATACTTATGGATTCCCGATGGACTTGATGAGCGAGGCCTGCCGCGAGCAGGAGATGACGCTCGATGAGGCGGGGTTCGACCAGGCTATTGAGGAGCAGAGGACTCGCGCGCGCAAGACCGGCGGGTTTGAGCAGGAAACGGCTCGCCCGGCTATTGCGGAACTGGCTGGCCGTCTGGGGGTAACTAAGTTTGTCGGCTATGATCGGCTGGAGAGCGAGAGCCTCGTGCAGGCGATTCTCAAAGGCGATCGGCTGGTCAAGGAAGCCGCGGAAGGCGATGAGGTTGAATTGGTCCTGGATGTCACGCCCTTCTATGCGGAAGGCGGCGGACAGGTCGGAGACCAGGGCCTGCTGATGGGGCAGGACGGGCAGGTGGAGATCAAAGAAACCACGAGGCCTGTGCCGACTGTCATTCTGCATAAGGGGACCGTCACGAAAGGGCGGATTCGCGAGGGCGAGCAGCTGCGTCTGACCGTCAATGCCACCACGAGACAGGATGCGCAACGGAACCATACAGCCACCCACTTACTCCATGCAGCCTTGCGCGATTTGCTGGGCCCTCATGTGAAGCAGTACGGGTCGCTCGTCGGGCCGAATCGCTTGCGGTTCGACTTCGCCCATTTCAGACCCCTCTCCACCCGTGATATCGACGAGATCGAAACGGTCGTGAACAACGAGGTGCGGAGGAACGAGAAGGTCACGACCGAGGTGCTGAGCATTCAGGATGCGGTGGCCAAGGGGGCGCTGGCCTTCTTCGGCGATAAATACGGCGAGCAGGTGCGGGTGGTGACGGTCGAATCTTTCAGTAAAGAACTCTGCGGCGGTACGCACTGCCGGCAGACAGGGGACATCGGCCTGTTCAGAATTGAGTCAGAGACCGGTGTTGCAGCAGGCGTGCGCCGGATCGAGGCCCAGACCGGCCGTGGGGCGTTCGCCCAGATGAAGAAGTTGGAAACCGATGTCCGGGAACTGTCTGATCTGCTTAAGGTCGGCCAGTCCGAACTGGTGTCGAAGACTCGCAAGGTCCTGACGCAGCTGAAGGACAAGGAACGAGAGCTGGAAGAGCTGAAATTGAAAATGGCCAGCGGTTCCGCGGTCGAAGCTTCGGCCAGAACGATCGCCGGTGTATCGGTCCATGTGCAGCGGACCGACGGGTTGGATGTGAATGGCATGAGGGCCTTGGCCGATCAGTTGCGGGATAAATTGAAGAGCGGGGTTGTGGCTCTCGGAGCCGCCAACGACGGCAAGGTGTCGTTGCTGGTCATTGTCACGAAGGATCTGATTGCCAAGCTAAAGGCGGGCGATCTCATCAAAGAGATGGCGGTGGAAGTCGGCGGGACCGGCGGGGGCAGGCCCGAGATGGCGCAGGCAGGCGGGAAGGATCCGGCCGGCCTGGATACGGCGTTGGAAAAGGTCTTTGGGCTGGTCGAACGGACGTTGGGGCGGTAG
- a CDS encoding regulatory protein RecX encodes MSRRVTVQATPSPDQWLQLAVRALARSDRTTAQIERLLAAKGASPSEIRAAITRLASLKYLDDAAFAARWVERRLARMPMGRARLQEELLATGCPEQIVQTAVRAAYRKVSEQDLAQQVVAMAGQSSLAQTLGRLARLLSQRGFDEDTIDTVMGPLLREES; translated from the coding sequence GTGAGTAGGCGCGTCACAGTTCAGGCGACACCGTCTCCCGATCAGTGGCTGCAGCTTGCGGTGCGGGCTCTGGCCCGCAGCGATCGCACGACGGCTCAGATCGAACGGTTGCTCGCGGCGAAGGGGGCCTCTCCCTCGGAGATCCGCGCCGCGATCACACGGCTGGCGTCGTTGAAATACCTCGACGATGCGGCCTTCGCGGCGCGGTGGGTCGAGCGGCGGCTTGCCCGCATGCCGATGGGCCGTGCGCGCCTGCAAGAAGAACTGCTCGCCACTGGTTGTCCTGAACAGATCGTGCAGACGGCGGTGCGGGCCGCCTATCGCAAGGTGAGCGAGCAGGACCTCGCGCAACAAGTGGTGGCGATGGCTGGACAGAGCAGTTTGGCTCAGACGCTTGGCCGATTGGCGAGATTGTTGAGTCAACGAGGTTTTGACGAAGACACGATTGACACAGTGATGGGGCCGCTGCTGCGAGAGGAAAGTTAG
- the recA gene encoding recombinase RecA, with protein sequence MAEKDDKKRALDLALSQIEKQYGKGAIMKLGGADAPVDIPAISTGSLGLDIALGVGGLPRGRVIEIFGPESSGKTTLTLHVIAEAQKAGGTAAFIDAEHALDLGYAKKLGVQVDDLLVSQPDTGEQALEIAETLVRSGAIDVIVVDSVAALVPRAEIEGEMGDAHMGLQARLMSQALRKLTAAISKSQTTLVFINQIRMKIGVMFGNPETTTGGNALKFYSSVRLDIRRIESIKDGQEVTGNRVRVKVVKNKMAPPFKQAEFDILFAQGISKMGELVDLGVEKKVVEKSGAWYSYQGERLGQGRDAVRDFLLSNQPLAREIEGKLRDLACLPGRTAEKAAAAPVKDEKKTEDKRPHKVGA encoded by the coding sequence ATGGCTGAAAAAGACGATAAGAAGCGCGCGCTGGATCTGGCCCTGTCCCAAATTGAGAAACAATATGGGAAGGGGGCCATTATGAAGTTGGGGGGGGCCGATGCCCCGGTGGATATTCCGGCGATTTCGACCGGATCGCTCGGACTCGATATCGCCCTGGGCGTCGGCGGGCTTCCCCGCGGCCGGGTGATCGAGATTTTCGGTCCCGAGTCCTCGGGCAAGACGACATTGACTCTCCATGTCATTGCAGAAGCGCAGAAGGCCGGCGGCACCGCCGCCTTTATCGATGCGGAACATGCGCTGGATTTGGGCTATGCCAAGAAGTTGGGCGTGCAGGTGGATGATCTGCTCGTGTCGCAGCCTGATACGGGCGAGCAGGCGCTGGAAATTGCCGAGACGCTCGTCCGCAGCGGAGCGATCGATGTGATCGTGGTGGACTCGGTCGCAGCCCTCGTACCGAGAGCCGAGATTGAAGGCGAAATGGGCGATGCCCATATGGGGCTGCAAGCCAGGCTCATGTCGCAGGCGCTTCGCAAGTTGACGGCGGCGATTTCCAAGTCGCAGACGACCTTGGTGTTCATTAATCAAATCAGAATGAAGATCGGCGTAATGTTCGGCAATCCGGAGACGACCACAGGCGGCAACGCGCTCAAGTTCTATTCGTCTGTGCGGCTGGATATCCGGCGCATCGAGTCGATCAAGGATGGGCAAGAGGTGACCGGCAACCGCGTGCGCGTGAAGGTGGTGAAGAACAAGATGGCGCCTCCCTTCAAGCAGGCGGAGTTCGACATCCTGTTTGCGCAGGGGATTTCGAAAATGGGCGAGTTGGTCGATCTCGGGGTCGAGAAGAAAGTGGTGGAGAAGTCCGGGGCCTGGTATTCCTATCAAGGCGAGCGGCTCGGACAGGGACGCGACGCCGTGCGGGACTTTCTGTTGAGCAATCAGCCCCTGGCTCGTGAGATTGAAGGGAAGCTGCGCGACCTGGCTTGTTTGCCCGGGCGTACGGCTGAGAAGGCTGCTGCCGCGCCGGTGAAGGACGAGAAAAAGACTGAGGACAAGCGACCGCACAAGGTTGGCGCGTAA